The Microplitis demolitor isolate Queensland-Clemson2020A chromosome 8, iyMicDemo2.1a, whole genome shotgun sequence genome has a segment encoding these proteins:
- the LOC103576062 gene encoding protein phosphatase 1 regulatory subunit 21, giving the protein MEGVNGQLQTKYQKVVAEYSKIRAQASVLKKAVIDEQTRNSELKEQLKERDVSLRRAEQELDSLIFRNQQLTKRVTVLQDELDKSQNKSKKGKSKSSENKDQPPPPPNHVYVEEFKKKIVENAQLQSVISDKDNEIDELSDRIKHLEYKLDLSEKSRIELDSKFQDKIDKLERDKNELIKKLNDRQKHDETVSWSSIEGKWSYDCDLKTTITNHRQVDHSPLSSPSVSRRSSKSIGDIRLQKTPEYQDDTNNEFEYSKIYDLEKELSQYKSDYYILKNKYDELQEKNNYILQQVDSNNLEPVEINNMIGSLKAPFALPDEIEAREAKIKDYFQREIDKLITEKQIYHAKNLAIAASNQVMSVHLDTSEEKRKKCETALLEALSNWTSSQEDKEVQEGSYTSQLSTMTEHLANMNEKLIQQTEEIQQLKYELSNKNEKKGKQK; this is encoded by the exons atggaaGGAGTTAATGGACAACTGCAGACTAAGTATCAAAAAGTTGTTGCTGAATATTCAaag ATACGTGCTCAAGCTAGTGTTCTAAAAAAGGCTGTGATTGATGAACAGACACGAAACAGTGAACTTAAGGAACAATTAAAGGAAAGAGATGTTTCATTAAGACGCGCAGAACAAGAATTagatagtttaatttttcgtaATCAACAATTAACTAAGAGAGTTACTGTCTTACAAGACGAACTTGAtaaatcacaaaataaatcgaaaaaaggTAAAAGTAAATCATCGGAAAATAAAGATCAACCACCGCCACCACCCAATCATGTTTATgtagaagaatttaaaaaaaaaattgttgaaaatgcACAGCTTCAATCAGTTATTTCTGACAAAGATAATGAAATTGACGAGCTTAGTGATAGAATAAAACATCTTGAGTACAAACTTGATTTGTCGGAAAAATCTCGAATTGAATTGGATAGTAAATTTCaagataaaatagataaattagaacgagataaaaatgaattaattaaaaaattaaatgatcgTCAAAAACACGATGAAACAGTTTCGTGGTCTAGTATTGAGGGAAAATGGAGTTATGATTGTGAtttaaaaacaacaataacaaaccATCGTCAGGTTGATCATTCACCTTTATCATCACCTTCTGTTTCTCGTCGATCATCTAAATCAATTGGTGATATAAGATTACAAAAAACACCAGAATATCAAGATGATACCAATAATGAATTTGAATACTCGAAAATTTATGACTTAGAAAAAGAATTAAGTCAATATAAAAGtgattattatatattgaaaaataaatatgatgaattacaggaaaaaaataattatattttacagcaagttgattcaaataatttagagcctgtagaaattaataatatg atTGGAAGTTTGAAAGCTCCGTTTGCATTGCCAGATGAAATTGAAGCACGTGAagctaaaataaaagattatttCCAACgagaaattgataaattgataacagaaaaacaaatttatcatGCGAAAAATCTTGCCATTGCTGCcagt aatCAAGTGATGAGTGTACATTTAGATACGAGTGAAGAAAAGCGTAAAAAATGTGAAACTGCTTTATTGGAAGCTTTGTCGAATTGGACAAGTTCACAAGAAGATAAAGAAGTTCAAGAAGGAAGTTATACAAGTCAACTCAGTACAATGACTGAACATCTCGCTAATATGAATGAGAAACTTATTCAGCAAACTGAAGAAATCCAACAATTGAAATATGAACTCAgcaataaa aatgaaaaaaaaggaaagcaaaaataa